Proteins from a genomic interval of Ficedula albicollis isolate OC2 chromosome 9, FicAlb1.5, whole genome shotgun sequence:
- the CCDC39 gene encoding coiled-coil domain-containing protein 39, which yields MESLGSPSAAMVLAELQWEPGYAVPVANAENKALEDELQKLQKEKEKLQNELTNFEERIEAMASHLKNVTQEINFSQSLYKAKENEIETEHHFKALAEREYGRLKNDIKQLKDEIASLRQKKNTQENTINKTTKKLENLKQQMNWDEELLESWLKEMNRTDNDAVVIQKYALQDEGKLGTLTLQIEKLTMEANQKRRALDNELTETMTAQMELDRAAEDFRRVHEERQEVIRQWENAIHQMQKRDQEIDQCALLIAEIKQEIRNKEMLLREKTAFLVNETVNNMEYEKKILAAEREANNLRKEFQAQDTRRTRLQDELQALKSIVNRTASDLESSRTQIANLKKDIQAKQARLKLLNEKTASLSDKLKLAIEETLSADEKALRLEEILKEEEKSVEEKEIEMRQLKDLLFKKSQELKAQSDKEKIVLAEIEGGQKSLKNLKSRLRKLDTDLLKQQELIYNQDFYIQQVQRRLSRLEGEINADEKQVLEEKVAELKKTLEEKKKAYDALQSLYRKLQNDIQITKRTIDKTREETSCMVEKIEELTLFNERSLQELRKAKHVKQEMMVEDNLLKLELKRLQNTLCNKAEKVLSLEKQQLELKKAIAERMEEIRIHKAMLDSQIRLLDQERHRMSAEFQDRLWKIDKLKCRYEMFTLSMMPPEGEEMKSQAYYAIKAAQEKEALQQEGDDLDAKICKAQKEITAMENSLCVLKSWNTNYKNSFKTLPETSEELQERLKLEKDKRDADEKYKHKQRKIKELQENLQSMQQHFDVIQQQQALFKEEKKEKQAVILQLKKEIEEQKPKLERVIKQCSKLSREIRSQRQGGTETLEERDIRLRELKGLNKTINQVIADVLEANPGLTAAFQMHFDKFNLELPTAASSSGSQTPQSSQSSLPPTRLSSRKTSVSGQASSAKVVELTLPIHIPEEAAALGSQPASRGSTSGISEHKKS from the exons ATGGAGAGCCTGGGCAGCCCCTCCGCCGCCATGGTGCTGGCCGAGCTGCAGTGGGAGCCCGGCTACGCCGTGCCCGTGGCCAACGCCGAGAACAAGGCGCTGGAGGACGAA CTGCAGAagttgcagaaggaaaaagagaagctgcagaatGAGTTGACCAACTTTGAGGAGCGCATAGAAGCAATGGCATctcatttgaaaaatgtgaCACAAGAGATTAACTTCTCTCAG TCTCTTTACAAAGCCAAAGAGAATGAAATTGAAACTGAACATCACTTTAAAGCCCTTGCTGAGAGAGAATATGGACGTCTCAAAAACGATATTAAGCAACTGAAAGATGAGATAGCTTCCttgagacagaagaaaaacactcaaGAA AATACTATAAATAAAACCACTAAGAAGCTGGAAAACTTAAAACAACAGATGAACTGGGATGAGGAACTTCTGGAGAGCTGGCTAAAGGAAATGAATCGTACTGATAACGATGCTGTTGTAATCCAGAAGTATGCACTGCAAGATGAAGGGAAGCTTGGA ACATTAACCCTTCAAATAGAAAAGTTGACCATGGAAGCAAACCAGAAGCGCAGAGCTCTGGATAATGAGCTTACAGAAACCATGACAGCTCAG ATGGAGCTtgacagagcagctgaagaTTTTCGCAGGGTTCATGAAGAAAGGCAAGAAGTCATCAGGCAGTGGGAGAATGCAATTCATCAGATGCAAAAAAGGGATCAGGAGATTGATCAATGTGCTTTG CTAATTGCAGAGATAAAGCAGGAGATCCGAAACAAAGAAATGTTGCTGAGAGAGAAGACTGCCTTTTTGGTAAATGAAACTGTTAATAATATggaatatgaaaagaaaatccttgCTGCTGAGCGGGAAGCAAACAACCTCCGAAAGGAGTTCCAGGCTCAGGATACTCGTAGGACTCGGCTGCAGGATGAG CTGCAGGCTTTGAAATCCATTGTGAACAGAACTGCTTCTGATCTAGAGTCTTCAAGAACACAAATAGCCAATCTGAAGAAAGACATTCAGGCAAAACAAGCCAG ATTAAAACTTCTTAACGAAAAAACTGCAAGTCTTTCTGATAAACTGAAGCTTGCAATTGAGGAGACACTCAGTGCAGATGAGAAAGCTTTGAGGTTGGAAGAAATAttgaaagaagaggaaaaaagtgttgag gaaaaagaaatcgAAATGAGACAGTTAAAGGACCTACTTTTCAAGAAGAGTCAGGAGTTAAAAGCACAGAGTGATAAGGAGAAGATTGTTCTGGCAGAAATTGAGGGAGGTcaaaaatcacttaaaaatcTCAAGAGTCGACTGCGCAAACTTGACACAGATCTGTTAAAACAACAAGAATTAATATATAACCAG gaTTTTTATATTCAGCAAGTACAGAGACGGCTGTCACGGTTAGAAGGGGAGATTAATGCCGATGAAAAAcaagttttggaagaaaaagttGCTGAACTTAAGAAAAccttagaagaaaagaaaaaggcatatGATGCTCTACAGTCACTGTACAGGAAACTTCAG AATGATATCCAAATCACCAAGAGAACAATTGATAAGACAAGAGAAGAAACAAGTTGCATGGTAGAGAAGATAGAAGAACTAACTCTTTTCAATGAGAGATCACTTCAGGAgttaaggaaagcaaaacatgtTAAGCAG GAGATGATGGTCGAAGATAATCTCTTAAAACTGGAACTGAAGCGCCTTCAGAATACTCTGTGCAATAAAGCAGAGAAGGTTCTGTCACTGGAAAAACAACAACTGGAGTTAAAGAAAGCCATAGCAGAAAGAATGGAGGAAATCAGGATCCATAAGGCAATGCTGGATTCCCAGATAAGACTGCTGGATCAGGAACGGCATCGCATGAG TGCTGAATTTCAAGATCGCCTATGGAAGATTGATAAACTGAAATGCAGATATGAAATGTTTACTCTTTCCATGATGCCACCTGAAGGAGAGGAGATGAAAAGTCAGGCCTACTATGCAATTAAG GCTgcacaggaaaaggaagcacTTCAACAAGAAGGTGATGATTTGGATGCAAAGATCTGCAAAGCtcaaaaagaaatcacagctaTGGAAAACAGTTTGTGTGTACTTAAAAGCTGGAACACGAACTACAAAAATTCTTTCAAGACACTCCCTGAGACAA GTGAGGAACTTCAGGAAAGATTGAAACTAGAAAAGGACAAAAGGGATGCTgatgaaaaatacaaacacaaacaaagaaAGATCAAGGAACTTCAGGAAAATCTCCAG AGCATGCAACAACACTTTGATGTaatacagcagcagcaggccctcttcaaagaggaaaagaaggaaaaacaagctgttattttgcagctgaagaaagaaattgaagaaCAGAAGCCAAAACTAGAGAGGGTTATAAAACAG TGTTCCAAACTATCCAGAGAAATTCGGTCACAGAGGCAAGGTGGAACAGAAACACTGGAAGAGAGAGACATACGTCTTCGTGAACTGAAAGGCTTGAACAAAACCATCAACCAAGTGATAGCTGATGTTCTAGAAGCAAATCCTGGTTTAACTGCAGCCTTTCAAATGCACTTTGACAAG TTCAATTTAGAGCTTCCTACAGCTGCTTCTTCCAGTGGAAGTCAAACTCCTCAGTCCTCACAGAGCTCATTACCTCCTACCAG attaTCCAGTAGAAAAACTTCAGTCTCTGGTCAGGCTTCATCAGCCAAAGTGGTGGAGCTGACCTTGCCTATCCACATccctgaggaagcagcagctctcggctcccagccagccagcagaggcagcacctctgggattTCTGAACACAAGAAGTCTTAA